The window GTTAGTGGGTATTGAGTTTGAGGTTCACTTTGGAACGACAAACGCCTACATGCCCGATGCAGAAAAACGTAAATCCAACACTAATGGATCGTGGTCTGACGAACGATAAGGTGTTGGCTCGTAAAACTCGGCATTGCGGTAGTCATAAATCCAGGGCTCATCAGCATTAAACGGTAAGTGATACACACCTGAGATATTGTCTTTCAGTTCATTTTCAACAAAAACGTGATCAAGTGCTCCGGCTTGGCTGTCATAAACATACGAATAGTCCGTTGCTTTTGACGGGTTGTAATACCCGTTGTTCGATAGGTATTGAATCGGGTCTTCCATAAAGTAGGCATTAAAGTCTCCGAGTAACACCGTGTTTGGGAAGGACTCCTCCGCTATCCATTTGCTTAATTGCTGAGCGGATTTAAGGCGTAGGGCGTTCCAACACGCCTGGCCGTCGTTTTGGTTGCTATTAGGACTTTCTTCGTCTTCGGGGCAACTACCTTTGGACTTAAAATGGTTAACCACAACGGTAAACGGTTCGCTGGTATTTTTATCGGTGAGTGTTTGTGCCAATGGTGGTCGGCTGCCCCAGGCGAATGCACCAGCGGTGTTCACTAGCGCATGAGAAGAGGCGCTAACGGTGTCTTTGTTGTATATCAGTCCAACGGTTATCTGGTCGCCGCCAATACGCTGAGCTTGTGGTTCAGAGATGTAATAGGTGACCGGGCCGGAATCGTTTAACGCATCGACCAATTGACGAATGGCACTATGTTCTCCGAAGCCGTCATTTTCAACTTCCATAATGCCGATAACATCGGCGTTTAGTGCGTTTATTGCCGACACGATTTTGGCCTGCTGGCGTTTCATTTCGTCAGGCGTGTCGGCGCCACGTGGGGTAGGGAAGCCCTGCCCCATGCCATTACCATTGAAGAAGTTTAAAACATTAAAACTAGCGATTCTCAGCGTGCCTCCGGCTTTGTCGGGAGCGTTATAAGCGACCGTTTTCGCTGCTGACTTCAGCTGAGGCGTTTCTAAAGGTTGAAACCGGTAGCGGCGATTAAATTGACTGGCGATACCAACCAACGGCTCAATTTCGGTACCTGTCCGTAAACTGTTGTGAGGGCCTGAAAATAGCTCTTCAAAAGGCAATGGACGGGGGGCTCTTTTATTGCTGTTGTCGTCCATTTGAATGCGATTCAGCTCATTCTTTGCTGCCAGTTCGCGAGCTTCTTCGCCGGGTTGCACAATTTGTGAGGGTGTCCACAAACGACCTGCGGATACGTCAACAAAGCCATATCGCGTGTAGTTGTAGTTCCCTGAAATAGTGAGAGTTTCATTGTTGCCACTGGAAAGCTTGACGCGCATACCCTCGATACGTTCAAAGTGCTTTTTATCGACAACGGGTAGAGTGAACGGAGTGGGCTTCGGTAGCGCATCAACTGAGCCACAGGAGGTTAAGTCGCTTACGTCGGTTAGCGTAGTAAGTTCGTCAACTTCCTGAATGACACCTGTAAGCACAATGGTGTCTTTCGGCTCTATTTTGCCAATGTGTTTGCTGGTTTGCACGAATAAGCCTTCAGACGTACCCAAATTGTCATCCGTGTCAGTCGGCGCGCTTTCAATAAAAAAGCCACCCAGTTCATTTTCAGACTGCCAGCTCGCTGTCACTATGCCTCTGACGGTGACCGTTTCACTCGCTTTCGGCGAGCTAAAACCGCTGCCTTGAACAATATTAATGGGCGTAATGTTTGGGTTGTCGGTTTGGCAGACATCAGCGACTGCAGCAATAGGCGAAATGGCGGCGGCTAAAGCCGTTATTAACGACGTTTTTTTAAACAGTGAGGCTGTCATAATTAATGATCCAGTTTGTGATAGCTGCCGACTTCCAAAACCGGGGCGGCGTCGAGTCGCTCAGCGTCCATCATGTTGGCAATGCGTTGCATGGAGGAAAGCAGTAAGGACTGTTCCCATTCCTCTAACCCTTGAAACTTTTCAATAAAGTCTTCCTGTAGCGGTTGCGGGGCCTTATTCAGCAGCTCCATACCGCTATCGGTCAGGTACAGCGATACACGTCGCTTGTCCTGCTCACTGCGGTGCCGATGAATAAGTCGACGATGTTCGAGCCGCTCAATCACGTTAGAAACCGTGGCCGGACTTAAGTTAATGTTTTGAGCCACTTTACTGGCGGTAATGCCATCGGCGGCTTTAATTTCTCTTAGAATAAGCAGCTGCGGGGCAGTGAGCCCGGAATATTTGTTGAGTTGTTTTGAGTATAAATCGATGGCTCTAATCACTTTTCTAAGTGCTAACAGAAGCTCTTCATACTTTTCCATTATCGGCCTCCGTATTAGTATCGTGGCGCAGACAGATCAGTCCGACGAATTTGGACAACAACGCCGAGTTTCGGATGGTCAAAATAATGTGTTTCATGGCTAATCACGCGGCGCAGTTGCGAAAAGTAATAACTGCGTAAAAACTCAGTATCGGTTTGCGCGCCGGCTAATGCCAGTGTTGCTTGCTCTTCAATGCTGTTACCAATGCGCTTTAGGCTGTCCATTTCTCGCAAGTTAAACTCACCGTCAATGTGTAAGTAATTGCCAATCAGATAAATGTCGATAAGGCCATCGAACTCCCAAACCAGAGGGTGCTTCCGATTGAGTGAGGGTGTTTGCTCAGGCTGTGGCAGTTTGCTGACAGGTTTAAACGGCTGTTGACCACTTTCTATTAGATTAAATAACTGTTCGATATCGGTCCGGACGTTATTGACATTTGGGTTTCTTAACGGCGCGACAAATTCCTCGTCTTGCTTAGGAAAACCGTCGTAAAAAAAGTCATTTGAGTAATTGGTTCCGGCAAATAAGCGGTATTTGGGTCCCACACCTTTTTTGAAAACCGGCTGTCGCCAGGCCAGGTGCAGCAGCGGCGTAGCCTGGCCTTTTTTGAGCAGTTCAGTGCGAATTTCATTCAGCTCCAGCTTCTCAGCCGGCACTAAAAACGGGGCGGCTGCCGTATTAATGTCGCCACCTTTGCCGTCAATGACAACCGGGGTTTCAGGCAATGCCATAAGCGGCGCTGGCGGAGCTAAAGGGTTACCCGCAATTGGAATCCATTGCTCTTCGTTTTCATAGCGACAGGCTAAGTCAATTAGTTGAGTGTCGTCTAATGGCTCACAAATGGGTAATCCGCTGATTAATGCTCGTGGCTTATTGATTAAGAAAGAAGTCAGCAAGTCGCGTTTTTTGCGTGCGTCGATACGAGTTGGCGACAGCTGGAATTGTTCGCTGGACTGATCAGCAATACGTTGCTTGAACACCAAAACTTCGACTTCAAACCAGCGCCAGTAGTCCTTATCCGGCAGCGCCTTTGCACTCACCGGGTAAGTGGCTGCAACGACAATAGCAGCAATTAAACTGTGTTTAATCAGACTGGTGACTGACGCCATTAATTTGCTCTCCTTGTGCACTAGGCTTCCGACTGCTCAGAAAACTCATCAAGTAAAGACTCTATCAGTTTTAAGCGACTTTGAGTATCTTCAAGCGACTGACTGATGCGCAGCCGGTTTGGACCGTCCAGTTTGTAATGGTTCGGGGCTTTTTGAATTAACCCGATAATTACTTCCGGGTTTATCTTGGTGTTATCCGCAAACTCAATGACACCGCCTTGATTACCGACATCCACTTTGCGAATACCTAATTGTTCGGCATGGTTCCTTAGACTGGTTTGACGCAACAAGTTCTTAGCCGCGTCAGGCAGTAGTCCAAATCGGTCAATTAGTTCCACTTGAATATCATCAATTTCTTTATTGGTTTCGCAATTAGCAATGCGCTTATACAGGCTAAGACGATTATTAATATCCGGAATATAGTCATCAGGTAGCAGTGCCGGTAATTTCAAGTCAATTTCTGAACGCTCATGCAGTAATTGCGACAGTGACGGTTCTTTACCTGCTTTTAACGCATCAACGGCTTGTTCCAACATGTCCATGTATAAAGTGAAGCCGATGCTTTCAATTTGGCCGCTCTGGTCGTCGCCCAGTAACTCACCAGCGCCCCGAATTTCTAAGTCATGGGTGGCCAGCATAAAGCCCGCGCCCAAGTCTTCTAATTGAGAAATGGCCTCTAGGCGCTTAGCGGCGTCTTTAGTCATACGCTTAGGATGCGGGGTTAACAAATAAGCATACGCCTGATGATGCGAACGTCCGACACGGCCTCGAAGCTGGTGCATTTGCGCCAGACCAAGATGATCAGCGCGATCCATGATAATGGTATTGGCGCTGGGAATATCAATGCCGGTCTCAATAATGGTCGTACACACCAATACGTTGAAACGCTGGTGGTAAAAGTCTGACATAATTTGTTCAAGCTCACGTTCACGCATTTGCCCGTGGGCAATAGTGACACGGGCTTCCGGTACCAGCTCTTCAATGTCGCGGGCAGTTTTTTCAATGGTGTCTACGTTGTTGTGTAGGAAGTACACCTGACCGCCGCGTAGGATTTCACGCAGTATCGCTTCTCGCACCGTCGGTTCGTCATACTCCCGCACGAACGTTTTAACGGCCAGGCGTTTCGCTGGTGGCGTTGCGATTATTGACAGGTCACGAATGTTATTCATGGCCATGTTCAGTGTTCGCGGAATCGGGGTTGCGGTTAATGTCAGAATATCAACATCGGCTCGCAGTCGCTTAATGGTTTCCTTCTGGCGTACGCCAAATCGATGCTCTTCATCGACAATGAGTAAGCCGAGATCGCGGCACTTCACGGTATCCTGCAGCAACTTGTGTGTGCCGATAATAATATCGACTTTGCCGTCTGCAAGGTCGTTAAGAATGGCGTTAGACTGCTTGGTCGTTTTAAACCGAGAAAGTACCTCCACACGTACTGGCATATCGGCGAAACGGTCACTGAAGTTTTCGTAATGCTGTTGTGCCAACAACGTGGTGGGCACTAACACCATGACTTGTTTACCTTCGTTTACCGCAATAAAGGCGCCGCGCATGGCCACTTCCGTTTTACCAAAGCCAACGTCACCGCACACCAGCCGATCCATCGCCCGAGGTTGCTGCATGTCATGTTTAACCGCTTCAATAGCGGTATGCTGGTCAATAGTTTCTTCAAACGGGAAGCCAGCGGCAAAACGCTGGTAGTCTTCGTCATTAATTTTGAATGGGTAACCGGGCTTAGCTTCCCGGCGAGCATAGATGTCGAGCAGTTCAGCAGCAACGTCCCGTACTTTTTCAGCCGCCCGTTTTTTGGCTTTTTCCCAGGCATCGTTGCCCAGTTTGTGTAATGGTGCATGGCTTTCTTCGCCGCCGCTGTACCGACTTAACACGTTTAGGTTGGCTACCGGCACATAAAGCTTTGAGGCACCTGCGTATTCAATAGTCACGAACTCTGTAGTGACATTACCGGCATCCAGTGTTGTCAGACCCTGATAGCGACCGACGCCGTGATCGATATGAACGACGGGTTGCCCGGGTTGCAACTCCGCCAGGTTACGAATGAGTGTATCGGCACTGACCGTCGCCTTTTGCTCGCGGCGGCGACTTTGCACCACTCGGCTGCCAAAAAGCTCTGTCTCGGTAATGAACCAGAGTTTGGCGTCGGGTAAGTAAAAGGAGTTGACGATGGGGCTTATAATTAACCCAACACCTTTTGCAGGCGCGTCTCCTAAATGCTGACACAGCGTCACTTTATGACCCAGCTTGGCAATAATCTCCCGCAGTGCTTCACGGCGTCCAGCGGTTTCTCCGGAGAGAATAATCCGCTCTGATTTTTCTAAAGCGTTGGTAATAACGCGGTTGAGCTTTTCAAAAGGCGCTTTTTGATGGTGGTCGGCGGCTATGTCGGACACCGACTGCGAGTGAAACTGAACCGGGCCCGGTTGTGCCATCTCTGCAGGAACGCTGGCACGCACGCGGCGGTACTGCTTAAAGCTAGCGTGAATTGCATCAACCGGTAAAAACACCTCGTTCGGATGCAGCAATGGACGCAGCGGGTCGAACTGACGCTGGTCGTAACGGTGATTAATGTCCTGCCAGAGTCGTTCAAGACTTGCCTGAATGTTGCCAAAGGTCACTAGTACCGTGTCTTCCGGCAAATAGTCAAACAGCGAGGAAGTTTCCTCAAAAAATAATGGTAGATAGTATTCGATACCACCCGGCAGCTGGCCTTTGCTGACTTGTTGATACACAGATTCGCGTTCCGTACTGGCTTCAAAACGCTCGCGATATTGGGCGCGGAACCGCTCAATCGCGGTTTTGGTCATCGGGAACTCGTGTGCCGGCAATAAGTTAATATCGTCTATCGGGTCTTTTGACAGCTGAGTTTCCGGATCAAACGGACGAATGGTATCGACTTCATCATCAAAAAAATCCAGTCGATAGGGCGTTTCGCTGCCCATCGGGAACAAGTCTAAAATGGAGCCACGCGCACTGAATTCACCGTGCTCCATAACCTGGTTAACATGCCGGTAGCCTGCTCGCTCAAGTTTTTCCCGCAACTTAATGGCATCCAGCTGCTGACCTTTTTCTATTTGCAGTGCCTGCCCTGACACATAAGAGGTTGGGGCAATGCGGTGCATCAAGGTATTAACGCTGACAATAAGCGCACCGCGCTTAGCAGACGGCAGACGTGCCAGCACTGACAGGCGGTCAGAGATAATATCCTGATGCGGCGAGAAACTGTCGTAGGGCAGAGTTTCCCAGTCTGGAAAGAGCGTTATGTCGTCATGATACTCGGTGTGTTCGCCGGCAAAAAACTTAACTTCTTCCTCAAGGCGATAGGCCTGATTGGCATCGGCAGTGACCACCAAAACCCGGCCCGGGGTCGAGTCAATCAGTTTGGCCAGAGCAAGTGCCGGTGAACTGCCTTGCAGCTCCTGCCAGGTAATGTCTTTGTCTTTAGATGAAGGAAAGGGCGGTCGTAATACAGATGCCTTAGTCATGACTACTCAATAGTTACGTTAAAAAGGTTGCAGTAAAAGCTGCGCGAACGACAGTATTATACTGAAAATGACTAAGAATTGGATGAGTCGTCTGCTTTTTCCTCAGCATTACTTTTTTGTTCACGGCGTTGCCTGGAGCGCTCTTTTAATTGACGGCTTTGTGCGTGCAGGCTTGCTCTTATGAGAAGCTCCTGATCTTCTTCGCGGATACGCTCAAAGCTTAGAGTGCAAAGAAATTGGTCACTGTTATCAAGTGGTTCTGAGCTCTCAAGGCGTGCATAACAGTAAATAGCCAACGCTTCTTGTTTGAAAAAAAGTTTCGCCTGAAACATTTGACCGACTTCCAACTGAGCGTCAGAAACAACCCGGATACCGCCACCACCGTATTCCTTCCCGGAGAACCGGTGCGCCGCATCGTCCTCGTTACGAAGCATATAGCCAAGTAGAATATTCAAACGCTTGTGTTGCTGTTCAAGAAAGTCAACTAAAGCGCTCCCGGCAGGCTGCTCAACCTTAATGGCTTGAATTTTATGGGTGTCACTTTCGGCCATGCTTGAGGCAATCAAAAACAGCTCCGGAATTTGCGCTTCAAATTCCTCATCGCTTGGCAGTTGGTCAGCACTGTCGAGCGGAACCAAGTTCACCGGGAAGTCGTCCTGTATGGTGAAGAAATCGCCTATTGGTGCTGTCATCGATGTCTGCGATTGCATCATTGCCTCTGCTTTTAGTTGTCAGGCTGTTTACAAGTCATTATGCTTGCTCGTAATGAATTAGCAACCACAAAAACATTGAGGGAACATGTTTCAGCCCGTCGAGCTGTTTATCGGACTGCGTTACAGTCGCTCACGACAGGGATCACCCTTTACCGCTTTTA is drawn from Idiomarina piscisalsi and contains these coding sequences:
- a CDS encoding ExeM/NucH family extracellular endonuclease; its protein translation is MTASLFKKTSLITALAAAISPIAAVADVCQTDNPNITPINIVQGSGFSSPKASETVTVRGIVTASWQSENELGGFFIESAPTDTDDNLGTSEGLFVQTSKHIGKIEPKDTIVLTGVIQEVDELTTLTDVSDLTSCGSVDALPKPTPFTLPVVDKKHFERIEGMRVKLSSGNNETLTISGNYNYTRYGFVDVSAGRLWTPSQIVQPGEEARELAAKNELNRIQMDDNSNKRAPRPLPFEELFSGPHNSLRTGTEIEPLVGIASQFNRRYRFQPLETPQLKSAAKTVAYNAPDKAGGTLRIASFNVLNFFNGNGMGQGFPTPRGADTPDEMKRQQAKIVSAINALNADVIGIMEVENDGFGEHSAIRQLVDALNDSGPVTYYISEPQAQRIGGDQITVGLIYNKDTVSASSHALVNTAGAFAWGSRPPLAQTLTDKNTSEPFTVVVNHFKSKGSCPEDEESPNSNQNDGQACWNALRLKSAQQLSKWIAEESFPNTVLLGDFNAYFMEDPIQYLSNNGYYNPSKATDYSYVYDSQAGALDHVFVENELKDNISGVYHLPFNADEPWIYDYRNAEFYEPTPYRSSDHDPLVLDLRFSASGM
- the mfd gene encoding transcription-repair coupling factor, producing MTKASVLRPPFPSSKDKDITWQELQGSSPALALAKLIDSTPGRVLVVTADANQAYRLEEEVKFFAGEHTEYHDDITLFPDWETLPYDSFSPHQDIISDRLSVLARLPSAKRGALIVSVNTLMHRIAPTSYVSGQALQIEKGQQLDAIKLREKLERAGYRHVNQVMEHGEFSARGSILDLFPMGSETPYRLDFFDDEVDTIRPFDPETQLSKDPIDDINLLPAHEFPMTKTAIERFRAQYRERFEASTERESVYQQVSKGQLPGGIEYYLPLFFEETSSLFDYLPEDTVLVTFGNIQASLERLWQDINHRYDQRQFDPLRPLLHPNEVFLPVDAIHASFKQYRRVRASVPAEMAQPGPVQFHSQSVSDIAADHHQKAPFEKLNRVITNALEKSERIILSGETAGRREALREIIAKLGHKVTLCQHLGDAPAKGVGLIISPIVNSFYLPDAKLWFITETELFGSRVVQSRRREQKATVSADTLIRNLAELQPGQPVVHIDHGVGRYQGLTTLDAGNVTTEFVTIEYAGASKLYVPVANLNVLSRYSGGEESHAPLHKLGNDAWEKAKKRAAEKVRDVAAELLDIYARREAKPGYPFKINDEDYQRFAAGFPFEETIDQHTAIEAVKHDMQQPRAMDRLVCGDVGFGKTEVAMRGAFIAVNEGKQVMVLVPTTLLAQQHYENFSDRFADMPVRVEVLSRFKTTKQSNAILNDLADGKVDIIIGTHKLLQDTVKCRDLGLLIVDEEHRFGVRQKETIKRLRADVDILTLTATPIPRTLNMAMNNIRDLSIIATPPAKRLAVKTFVREYDEPTVREAILREILRGGQVYFLHNNVDTIEKTARDIEELVPEARVTIAHGQMRERELEQIMSDFYHQRFNVLVCTTIIETGIDIPSANTIIMDRADHLGLAQMHQLRGRVGRSHHQAYAYLLTPHPKRMTKDAAKRLEAISQLEDLGAGFMLATHDLEIRGAGELLGDDQSGQIESIGFTLYMDMLEQAVDALKAGKEPSLSQLLHERSEIDLKLPALLPDDYIPDINNRLSLYKRIANCETNKEIDDIQVELIDRFGLLPDAAKNLLRQTSLRNHAEQLGIRKVDVGNQGGVIEFADNTKINPEVIIGLIQKAPNHYKLDGPNRLRISQSLEDTQSRLKLIESLLDEFSEQSEA
- a CDS encoding MarR family winged helix-turn-helix transcriptional regulator, which translates into the protein MEKYEELLLALRKVIRAIDLYSKQLNKYSGLTAPQLLILREIKAADGITASKVAQNINLSPATVSNVIERLEHRRLIHRHRSEQDKRRVSLYLTDSGMELLNKAPQPLQEDFIEKFQGLEEWEQSLLLSSMQRIANMMDAERLDAAPVLEVGSYHKLDH
- a CDS encoding PilZ domain-containing protein; this translates as MMQSQTSMTAPIGDFFTIQDDFPVNLVPLDSADQLPSDEEFEAQIPELFLIASSMAESDTHKIQAIKVEQPAGSALVDFLEQQHKRLNILLGYMLRNEDDAAHRFSGKEYGGGGIRVVSDAQLEVGQMFQAKLFFKQEALAIYCYARLESSEPLDNSDQFLCTLSFERIREEDQELLIRASLHAQSRQLKERSRQRREQKSNAEEKADDSSNS
- a CDS encoding CsiV family protein, whose product is MASVTSLIKHSLIAAIVVAATYPVSAKALPDKDYWRWFEVEVLVFKQRIADQSSEQFQLSPTRIDARKKRDLLTSFLINKPRALISGLPICEPLDDTQLIDLACRYENEEQWIPIAGNPLAPPAPLMALPETPVVIDGKGGDINTAAAPFLVPAEKLELNEIRTELLKKGQATPLLHLAWRQPVFKKGVGPKYRLFAGTNYSNDFFYDGFPKQDEEFVAPLRNPNVNNVRTDIEQLFNLIESGQQPFKPVSKLPQPEQTPSLNRKHPLVWEFDGLIDIYLIGNYLHIDGEFNLREMDSLKRIGNSIEEQATLALAGAQTDTEFLRSYYFSQLRRVISHETHYFDHPKLGVVVQIRRTDLSAPRY